The following are from one region of the Salicibibacter kimchii genome:
- the trpS gene encoding tryptophan--tRNA ligase, translating to MKKIFSGIQPSGIVTFGNYLGAMKHFVDFQASYDCTFCIVDQHAITVPQDPVALRDQKRKLAALYMAVGIDPNKSTIFIQSEVPAHAQLAWIMQCISYIGELERMTQFKDKSEGKTGVSAGLLTYPPLMAADILLYGADIVPVGDDQRQHLELTRTLAERFNRQYADIFTLPEPKILGRRIMSLQNPEKKMSKSDDNNKAFISMLDDEKTMTKKIKSAVTDSDPNIRFDEENKPGISNLLTIYSLLNDQSIEAIEKEYDGKGYGAFKTDLAELAVSVFRPIQQRFYEIYESDEVDNALDAGSDKANEQAQHLLQKAEEAMGLQRS from the coding sequence ATGAAAAAAATTTTTTCAGGCATTCAACCCAGTGGAATCGTCACATTCGGAAATTATTTGGGAGCGATGAAGCATTTCGTAGACTTTCAAGCGTCGTATGATTGCACGTTTTGTATCGTCGACCAACATGCGATTACCGTCCCGCAAGATCCGGTCGCTTTAAGGGATCAAAAACGGAAATTGGCTGCTCTATATATGGCAGTTGGCATTGACCCTAATAAATCAACGATTTTTATCCAATCCGAGGTACCGGCGCACGCGCAATTGGCGTGGATCATGCAATGCATTTCCTATATCGGGGAATTGGAACGGATGACCCAATTTAAAGACAAGTCGGAAGGAAAAACCGGTGTGTCCGCCGGATTATTAACGTACCCGCCTTTAATGGCAGCCGATATTCTTCTCTACGGTGCCGACATCGTGCCTGTCGGGGACGACCAGCGCCAACATTTGGAACTGACAAGGACACTGGCGGAACGTTTTAACCGCCAATACGCGGATATTTTCACCCTTCCAGAACCGAAAATCCTCGGGCGCAGAATCATGTCGCTTCAGAACCCGGAAAAGAAAATGAGCAAATCCGACGATAATAATAAAGCTTTCATTTCCATGCTCGATGATGAAAAAACAATGACGAAAAAAATCAAAAGTGCCGTCACCGATTCCGATCCAAACATTCGTTTTGATGAGGAAAACAAACCGGGAATCAGCAATTTGCTAACGATCTATTCCCTTCTGAATGATCAATCGATCGAAGCCATTGAAAAAGAATACGATGGAAAAGGATACGGGGCTTTTAAAACGGATCTCGCAGAGTTGGCTGTTTCTGTGTTCCGGCCGATTCAACAACGTTTTTACGAGATTTATGAGTCGGATGAAGTGGACAATGCCCTCGATGCAGGAAGCGATAAAGCCAACGAGCAAGCGCAACACCTGTTGCAGAAGGCCGAAGAAGCTATGGGATTGCAACGGAGTTAG
- a CDS encoding DUF3603 family protein, whose translation MARIRDVWVNWFEGEENGYNICHFPEWRSEDKIEVLDIAEVVKVTERLYDQLENSLEVVPRQLLDAVYRKSALRKNMSKLPLDYCFIATTGTNTMVVDTLGYETPIRKSRLTPRQEKLAIEAIEQAEEPACGEEGEPIEKEYHILSPHPKHMHGLTRKERQLKQLLFMMIDQLDTSGQEAEIRYWYTEWMPEKYMEIQMMRGEEALQQLYNEVSVGWSDDHYYLCEAMTKGQPFFEKIWDMQHESEMHK comes from the coding sequence ATGGCCCGAATTCGTGACGTATGGGTCAATTGGTTCGAAGGCGAAGAAAATGGATACAACATTTGTCATTTTCCTGAATGGCGAAGTGAAGACAAAATAGAAGTACTTGATATCGCTGAGGTTGTCAAGGTCACTGAGCGATTATACGATCAGCTGGAAAATAGCTTGGAGGTCGTCCCTCGTCAATTGCTCGATGCTGTCTATCGAAAGAGCGCACTTCGCAAAAATATGTCCAAGCTTCCGCTCGATTATTGTTTTATTGCAACAACCGGGACGAATACAATGGTTGTGGATACACTTGGATACGAAACTCCGATTCGAAAAAGCCGCTTGACGCCCCGGCAGGAAAAATTGGCGATCGAGGCGATTGAACAGGCCGAAGAACCTGCTTGCGGGGAAGAAGGGGAGCCGATCGAAAAGGAATATCATATCCTGTCTCCGCATCCGAAGCATATGCACGGATTAACACGTAAAGAACGACAACTGAAACAATTGCTGTTTATGATGATCGATCAATTGGACACCTCCGGGCAAGAGGCGGAAATCCGTTACTGGTACACGGAGTGGATGCCTGAAAAATATATGGAGATTCAAATGATGCGTGGGGAAGAAGCATTGCAACAGTTGTACAATGAAGTAAGCGTTGGCTGGAGCGATGATCATTATTACTTATGCGAGGCAATGACAAAGGGACAGCCTTTCTTTGAGAAAATTTGGGATATGCAACATGAAAGTGAAATGCATAAATAA